The Palaemon carinicauda isolate YSFRI2023 chromosome 43, ASM3689809v2, whole genome shotgun sequence genome window below encodes:
- the LOC137633772 gene encoding proteoglycan 4-like, with protein MTLHCIPFFKQRNHRPAYMELPSYEKKPYPDVFQRRYPLRRKVKEKAMEVSCNLCVEIGHDCDCLKCLTEIYNKEYQETTPVATATPPATTAAAPPAPTPDNYVAEATPPPEPEVQTPEEVPEVISPPEPDVRTPEKVPDPMQWRPEGHHNECFCETCLTAFGNAPAPVILRTIGETILNNMLKPDSASPSQETPMKTTTVGVPQTSTPAPRTDIPPLDPDLSEEPPVPPNMEVSTGSQTSNSAALHEDDCNCTRCLSHLLQEATENPPAPVQPAQVQLPKFKLPATTDTPTYAAVTAMAAARPALNFTARPNLQGDIIITPKDQATATLLYKEATLTFLDPSKKQKKAVVFNYPPSLPVSLIEECQNVAQAKRRLGRGKAPTKEVNVTFIGPIPPDLDLGPWGTFPIKALEKEPLRCFNCQRFGHHKTHCQSRTVCGVCSGSHPTQTCIDAHNNGVETQAKCPNCSKNHHAWNKRCPEFLRRLQPQQDSNPTDGPPPTDEPKPQRKPRRRPPRKPAHTSAPAVNQEPTVTASPAEEPPADSVQLPPHSPVISSILAQAEALPIDTLIPLVLQLVFKVCSLAQTPPSVIQSLLNPLVTPSLGQG; from the coding sequence ATGACACTCCACTGCATCCCCTTTTTCAAGCAGAGGAATCATCGCCCAGCTTACATGGAGTTACCCAGTTATGAGAAGAAACCCTACCCAGACGTCTTCCAAAGAAGATACCCTCTGAGAAGGAAGGTGAAAGAGAAAGCCATGGAAGTGAGCTGCAATTTATGTGTTGAAATCGGCCATGACTGTGACTGTCTAAAGTGCTTGACGGAGATCTACAACAAGGAATACCAGGAGACTACACCAGTCGCTACAGCAACCCCACCTGCCACAACTGCTGCCGCCCCACCAGCGCCAACCCCTGACAACTACGTGGCAGAAGCTACCCCACCGCCGGAACCAGAAGTCCAGACACCAGAGGAAGTACCGGAAGTCATCTCACCGCCGGAACCAGACGTCCGGACACCAGAGAAGGTACCGGATCCCATGCAATGGCGTCCAGAGGGGCACCATAATGAGTGTTTCTGCGAGACATGTCTCACTGCCTTCGGGAACGCCCCTGCTCCTGTTATCCTCAGGACGATAGGGGAGACCATACTTAACAACATGTTAAAGCCTGATTCAGCTTCTCCAAGCCAGGAGACACCAATGAAAACTACAACAGTGGGTGTCCCACAGACCTCCACCCCAGCACCACGGACCGACATTCCTCCATTGGATCCTGACCTATCGGAGGAGCCACCCGTTCCTCCGAACATGGAAGTCTCTACAGGCAGTCAGACGTCCAACTCAGCAGCCCTGCATGAGGACGACTGTAACTGCACAAGATGCCTGTCACACCTCCTTCAGGAAGCCACCGAGAACCCTCCAGCTCCAGTGCAACCAGCACAGGTCCAGCTCCCCAAGTTCAAGCTGCCAGCAACCACAGACACTCCGACTTACGCTGCAGTGACCGCCATGGCGGCCGCCAGACCAGCCCTGAacttcactgcaagacccaacttaCAGGGTGATATTATTATCACCCCAAAGGATCAAGCCACCGCCACTCTACTCTACAAGGAAGCCACCTTAACATTCTTGGATCCCTCCAAGAAGCAAAAGAAAGCAGTGGTGTTTAACTACCCGCCTAGCCTACCAGTCTCCCTTATAGAGGAGTGCCAAAACGTTGCCCAGGCCAAGAGGAGGTTGGGCAGAGGAAAGGCACCCACCAAAGAAGTCAACGTCACCTTCATTGGACCCATCCCACCAGACCTGGACCTAGGGCCGTGGGGAACCTTCCCCATCAAAGCCCTGGAAAAAGAACCACTTCGCtgtttcaactgccaacgttttggCCACCACAAAACGCACTGTCAGAGCCGGACTGTCTGCGGGGTCTGTAGCGGATCCCATCCCACACAGACCTGCATAGATGCCCACAACAATGGAGTGGAAACCCAGGCAAAGTGTCCCAACTGCTCCAAGAATCACCATGCCTGGAACAAGAGGTGTCCAGAGTTCCTGCGAAGGCTACAACCACAGCAAGACTCCAACCCTACGGATGGACCTCCTCCTACAGATGAACCGAAGCCGCAGAGGAAACCACGACGAAGACCTCCTCGTAAACCGGCACACACTTCCGCACCAGCAGTTAACCAAGAACCTACCGTCACTGCTAGCCCAGCCGAAGAACCTCCGGCTGACTCTGTTCAACTTCCTCCCCATTCCCCAGTCATATCCTCCATCCTCGCCCAGGCAGAGGCTCTGCCAATTGATACCTTGATTCCCCTTGTGCTGCAACTAGTattcaaagtctgctcccttgctcagACTCCCCCCTCAGTAATACAATCCCTCCTAAACCCCCTAGTTACACCCTCCCTCGGGCAGGGATAA